One Triticum dicoccoides isolate Atlit2015 ecotype Zavitan chromosome 3B, WEW_v2.0, whole genome shotgun sequence genomic window, CACGGTTGACGGCGACTACTTGCCAATTAAACTGTGCACGATACTGAAAAAAAAGGAACTTGCACGATGCTGCCAGACAGTCATGCATGGACCCGTCGCTTACCTACACGTTCCCGATCGAAAGGGCATTCAACGGTTTACGTACCTGCCTTAACTACCATACGGTTCATGCTGTAGAATCATGCACAATGTAGTGTACCGCTACCACTTACGATCGAGTCTTGCTTGGTGTTCATTCGTTGCAGCGCAGGAGCTTGGGCTGGCCAATGTGACGGCCATCCGGACGAGCACGGCACCGGCGGACTTCGAGCACGGCGCCAACTTCGCCATCATCTCGGCCACCGCCAACAACGGCTCCTTCTTCGCCGGCAAGGGGATGGACATCACCCCCTTCTCGCTCGACACGCAGATGATCTGGTTCAGGGCCCACATGCAGCAGCTCGCGCAGCAGAACAGTAAGTCTGGTACTATAGTGTACTAGCAGCAGCATTTACCACACAGTCAATCTCTGACACCCTGTGGCATTTCCTAGTGGGCACCAACGTGCTAGCCGACGCGCTGGTGGCGCTGGGCGAGATCGGGGGCAACGACTACAACTTCGCCTTCTCGAGCGGCATGCCGCGCGAGAGGGTGCGGGCGTTCGTGCCGGCCGTCGTCGAGAAGCTGGCCGCGGCGGTGGAGGAGCTGATCGGGATGGGCGCGAGGGCGTTCATGGTGCCCGGGAACCTGCCCTTCGGGTGCGCTCCGCTGTACCTGCGGCGGTTCCGGAGCGCCAGGGCCGGGGACTACGACGCGCAGACGGGGTGCCTCGCCTGGTTCAACAGGTTCGCCGAGTACCACAACCGGGTCCTCACGGCGCGGCTCGACGCGCTCCGGCTCCGCCACCCGGACGTCACCATCGTCTACGCCGACTGGTACGGCGCCATGATGAGCATCTTCCAGGCCCCCGAAAGGCTAGGTACGTACGTACGTGTGCGCGCGACCGCCTCTTCTCCTTTTTTTGGCTCTTTTGCGTTGTGATGGCGACATTGCACCAATCTCGTAGCTGTTCCTTGGGTATACCTCCGTTTCTTGGGAAACACTGTGGGGCGAGTACAGAGTAACAGAGGGACGATCACATGTAGTTACGCACTTGTGGCCAGATAAGGCAGCACCAACAGCAACAAGCACGTCGTGTGGTGCCCAGTTTGCTATAGTAGTTGGGCCTCCAGCCTTAGCTTTGCCAAAAGTCCAGATAACATCTCGGCCGGATCCTATTTGGCGCTTTAGGCGCCTGTTCTTATTGTTTTCACAAACCAAAGACCCCCCGGTCATTCGCACCCTGCGCTAACCAACCCACCTGCCTTACCTCATGTGCTTTTATATACTCTTTTCTTCTTATgtctttttcctttcctttttcttttttgttcaGAACGGTTTTgttccctttttttatttctttttttcctttgctcatttgagtgaactatttttcaaaatcaatgaactttttacaAAATCGTTGAACTTTTTTCTAAATTGATGAGGCTTTTTCAAAaagataaaaaaattcaaaatcgATGACCTTTATTCCAATTCGTTGAATTTTTTTCCtaagtcgatgaacttttttcaaatgtgtGAACTATTTTTCACATGAatgaaacttttttcaaatttgaagacCTTATATTCAAAATCGATGACCTTATTTCAAAATTGGTGAACCTTctttaaaaattgatgaactttttccgaaatccatgaacatttttgaatttgtatactttttttgttttttcatgtacatttttgaattcacaattttttttcattatcaTTTTTTTCTTAAGTCAACGATTGACCAGTCAACAGCGAAACCAGGCAACACCGAACGCGACTCGACTAACCAGTGAGCGCGCGTTTTGGGCCAGGCCCAGGAGCGTGCCTGCGTGGGCGCGAGAACCCCTAGTTGGCTCTAAAGGCGCTGACTATGAGCTCCCAACATCTCATAGTGCTTTATTCGCTTGCATTGACAACGTGGGCCGCCTTTTCTTGTCTTCATTTATTTGGGAAGACCATATACAAAAATAGGGCTCATAAGTATACTATCTAAAAAAACTAGATCATCGAAAGCGCACCGCGCTCATCCATGTTGATGtatatatttgagaaaaaacagacaTACATATATCTAATACACAATAAATAATTTGTATAGTGTATTACGTATGTTGTTGGGCATTGTTCAAACCTGTTGTTATAGGATGAGATATTTAAAGATATTATAGATAGTTTTTTTAGTTGGAGATATTATGGATAGTTTTCTTTTGAGGAATGCTATTAAGGCGGATTATATTGatttgtggaaaaaagatagtacatCGTTAGTCACCCAGTACATCAACTAAGAAATCAGGTGGGTCTGCGGAGCATCAACCACCATACTAGCATCACATGAGCTGCCATATTTACTTCTCTAGGACAATGAGAAAAAAAAAAGTAAAATTGCAAGATAAAAAAGTGCACTTTTCACATGTCGCCGCCGCAGATCCGATAGAGTTTTCCCCTTGCTGCATAGTCTCTACCACTTCCATGCAATCTGAATCAACAAGCAGTTTAGAGCATCCCATTTGACCAGCAAGAATCAATCCATTTAGGAGAGTCATAAGTCTGGATGGGATGTGCATTACATGATAGACCATAGCAAATAATGCATCATAAATATCGTggagtgatctaaacgcttttatatttctttacagagggagtagctcaTAATAAGCACTTGGTAGCCGGTGTAATAACTCCACGTTCTAAACTTCTAAAACCTGGGTGGCGTATGAAAACGTGTTCAATGATTTGCATAATCGAGCGACTATGAAAATGTCAACATATAAATCGCTAAAACAAGAATTTGAGTGCGCATAAAGATTTTTGTAGAAAATACAGCAATATAAAGTGAAAGTGCTCTTTTGATCCCGAGCACACATGCCCTCTCGTGAATTCAGAAGAAATAGTAAAAAATTTCAAAAACATCTAGCTTTTTTGTGATAAAAATTGATTACCAATTTAACTTCTTCCAAAATTTCTAATGAAAAGACATTCTTGGAGGCCTTGTTGCCGAGACCTACATGAATGGCATTTCATCACGATTTTTGTACGCTTGTGAAGAATTCATCAATGTTTATCACAAAAAGAAATTCTGTTTTTTAATTGTTttcctatttattttttatttgactGTTCATGGGGGTGAGCTCAGGATCAAAAACTCCATGTCGCATTAAGCGCTCCAGTCCTCATAAAGTTTCTATCATCCTTTTCGATGCACTGAAACGGCCATGGCTACATAAACTTTCAGTACCAAAGAAAATGACTCAGATAATGAGAGAAGAATAAATCATGCTACATGATGGTGTACCTTAGTTGTCAACACTTAAACACTTTGTTCCAGTGGCAATCCATGTAAGTTGGCGAAGCTAATTTTCTTATCAATGATAAAAATTAACTAGACACTTGATTTTATGGAGCGAACATATGTATTCCATGAACTAAAATGGGAGAAGGTACACTAAAAGCGAAAGTGTCcttctgctcccgagctcaaatgagctcgatgaatagtaaaataaaaaaaaatcttaaCTTTTTTatgagaaacattgacaaaagttcgaaGTGCTTACAAAAATTCGTCATGGATTCACATTACtataaggcgtggcaaaaaaaacccCAGTGCTCCAAAATACATTCAAAGGTAGCATTTTTAGAGTATCGATTTTGTtctttttgccacgccttctaggaatgtgattcCATGATAAATTTTTGCAAGCACTtcaaacttttgtcaatgtttctaaaAAAatcagtttatttatttatttattacagtTTAACTATTCACCCGAGCTCATCTGAGCTAGGGCTTAGAAACTCTGCGTCCCACTAAGAAGTGGTCATATTAGTTTTTGTAACTCACTTTAATAATTCAACCCATGCTTTACGAGATTGGCCCATGCCCCCGTGGAAGAAACCACCCTATCTGAAATGTTTGCATCACCGATTCAGCCGTCGCCGCTTTCCCATCCACTCACCTCTCCTCCACAAAATTAATGGTTGTAGCGTTGGTCGCTTATCTTTTCCCACCATGCTCTCCATCCACTCATGTCCCCTCTCCATGGTCATGGGTCTCGCGGACCTATGAAAATTGTGGCGCACGCACCGTCGTGGGGTCATCCTAATTGGCAAGAGGAGGGGATGTGTCGCGGGGACATTCTAATTGGCAACTCGGTACGTACATTTGTGGAATCAAAAGGCTAGCGAGTTCAAATTGTGCTGGGAGGTCATAGGTTGTTCATTTACTATTTTTTAATACAATAGAAACTTTTCAAGTGAAAATAATGTTAATCATGTTTTCTTATGAGATAGAAATAATAACCATGTTAAATGTTGGTATGTTGTACGTTCAATATGGCAGCCTTCCTTCTCTCCACGCGGGCAGCAGACCCTTTTCCATCCTACGCTCATCCGATCTACTCCTAGCTAAGTCGATGTTGTCGCCATCAATATGGAGCCAGCTAAGGCTGAGCGTTTGTCGCTCACGCTACTATCTTCCTCTGTCTTGGTCCATTTTGCCTCAGGGAACTTCCGTCTTCTCCGCGTATATAGAGATTTTTCATGTAACGACACTTTTGATTCAATTATGAATGCCATCGAATAAAATGTCTTCAAACTTAATGAACGTGACCCACTACTTCAATACGCCAGGATTGTAGTAAAGATAAACAACATTGGGCCTACCCGCTTGTTCAATCGCCTCTCCCCCTTAGCCTCATATTGATGGCGACTCGTCGAACTCGTAGTCTCCGCCATGCCCTCGTGCGTGACGAAGGGCCATAGTTTTCCATGTCATTGCAAAAAACGACGCTGGTGGGTGTAGCCACTGGTTGACACCACCATGCTTGCACGTGCCCTGCTCATCTTGGATGGCAAAGAATCATTGGGTCCCATGTCTGCCTTTGCTGACGTGTGTCGGGCACCAATATGCTAGCGCGTGTCTGCTTTGTCATCTTTGGATAAAGCAAGTTCTCTCGTTTCCTCTAATAGGAATGCTCCTTCTCGCCGACCCATGGTGCTCTTCTGTTGATTGAGAACcccctccaaagtcaacttgattgAAACCCATGCGACGATGATCTAGTAACATGCTCGACTTCCCATTCCACTAGAGCCAATGAAGTGTTGTCCTCGTGCTAGGAACCCCATAGAGATAATGGCTTGATCCTTCTCGAACCCCATGGTCTTGCAGTGCTGGATATTCCCCTTGTCCTACCTTAATCCTGATCCATCTGGTGGGGCTTTATCAGTCCCTTAGTTATTGGTGGCCATTGGCTTGATCTTCCTCGAACCCCATCCCTCCTCCCCTCGATCATAACTTTGATCCTAAGCCATCTGGTGGGGCTCCAATGGTCCATGCGTTATAAGTTGTCAGTGATAAACCACCTACGAGCACTTGGAAGCCAACCTCAGATCCCGTGTCTCTAGAAGCTTCACTGTATCACCTGATGTCGGCCATCTCCATGACTATTTTGCCAGTGTTGCATGCCCCCATGTGGCCGACCGACCCCAACCGCGTCTATTGTGTTACTGCCGCAAGCCCCGTGTATTATGTGGGTCACCCCCAATCCGGTCTAGCTTGCTCCTGCCTAGCGGGTTTTATATACAAACCTTTCTACAGTTTGCTTAGGCGTCGTTCCTTTTGCCTGTCCCCCACTGATGTTGGCAGGGTATCGAGGTTACAAATACGAGGTAGGCCCAAGTATATGAATGGCCCATCAAAGGCCCACGACTCGTATAAAATATGACCCAGAAGGCAATGGGCCAAGGGGCTCTATCGCCGGCCCATCAGATATAAGGAGGGTGGCATATGACCGCACTAAGTCCTAGCAGTCAGATATCAGGCTACCCAACTGTCGATCACCAAGCACTCGGCCGGAGATGAGCGGAGCAGTCGACTAGGCCATCAGTCGGCGGCTACCTAGGATACCTCTCGGGCACGATGTCATAATGGCGGCAGTTACCCAACGGTGGTATAATCTAGTTAAATATGGTAGTTACCAATAGTAAATGCCATGAAACAGTCGGCCACACCTGAGGCCGTGAATAGCATTATACCCGCCCATTATGTACTCctacctggcgcactctatataagtcagGAGGGAAGCCTTGGGTTGAAGGTTGAACAGACACCCATTGTACCCTACACCAAGAGCAAAAGAGCACCacatgagtagggtattacctccaccgcaGAGGGTCCGAACATGTATAATTACTTGGGTGTACTCCTAACTACACCGTTCATCAGATACGATTGCCTCTACATCCATACCCCTAGTATTGTCAAGACTATATCCACGACACGGGGACTACTACCATATTCCACCCCTCCCTGGAGTGGTCAGACTGCTAAGGCGTCGACCGAGGGCTCGACTCGAAGACAAAAGCTAAGAGAGTTCTACTCCTTCGCCAAGGACTCATTCAAGACGATTCCATGGTCAGTGAAGAGTTCCTTGCCACTTATGCTCATATTTTCCAATGATTGCTAGCCGGGGACATGATTCTTCCCATCGGCGATTTCTACAGTGTAGGAAGTACATGGGCAGCTAGGTTAATTTCGAGGTGACTCTTATCTAGTCAGGCCCACTTTGTTGAGATATGAATTGCGCACCCCCTCACCTGGATTGAAATCGTTCTATATGGATTGCAACCTTGAGATCATCTTTTGGGACGTGTGAGGCCTCAATTGTGGAGCCAAACGCGCCGATGTTTGGAGTGATATTTCTGTGTATTCTCTTATATTGCTTTTTGCATAAAACTAAGCTGGCTTTTATTCAATTAGCCATTGTTTCCAAAAATCTAGAACCCGCATTCAAGGATTTTTTCTTCCTCTCCGTGGATGCCACCAACAGTGGTATCCTGCTCGTGTGGCACCATTCAGATATTTCTATTAGAAACAACGACACAATCTTGCATTACGCTCGTTTCAAATCTTCCATGAAACAAGCATGACGAGGGAAGCGATCCCTTTTGTCATGCTACCAATGCGATTTTGTTCGTTGATGTTGGTCATTGAGGACCACCAACCCGCGGGGAGAAAGATGTTGTCCCATTCTTTTGCGTGCAGATCCACCATCGCGAGCCAAAGCTTGATTTGCTCCCAAATGCACATGGTGACACAATGTGAAAACATAGTATTTTTGTGTCGAATTACTCGGTACAATATTCTTAGAATAAACCCCTATATACAATTAATTTTTTTTCCTTGAGATATTGTGTGCTAAGTATTCTTTTTCTATCAATGAACTTAACATTTGATTTCGAAGAGATTTTCCATCCTTTTCAAAAAAATTGAATCTGGAGATCCGAGCACAACAGGCACCCTAACTGATGTCTAtatcctcgcaaaaaaaaaaactaattcctatatatgttgtgactgcaggaaTCACAAACGCCCTATTGTCGTGTTGCGGCAACCAGACAGTGCCGTGCGGTAAACCTGGATGCACCGTATGCGACGATCCATCCAAGTATGGCTCGTGGGACGGGACACACCCGACAGAGGCAGTGTACAAGGTGATCGCTGACGGTGTGCTGCACGGTCCGCACTCgtcccctcttcctctcgccaaGACTTGCCCTCCCAGCTGAGGAAACCTCCCCATGGTTTGCTGATTAGTAAAAAAATAGTCATTATTTCCGTAATTACGTAAGGATTTGTCATGCATGCGTGGAAGACCGTAACAGAGCGTCGGTTCAGAATGTAGGTGAGCTTAATATCCATACAGGTTTCGTGTACAAATGCAATGTGGTGTCTTAGCTCTTCTCCGCTGGATGTACAAGTTTGCACCATCATCGGTGAATGTGCATGCCTAGCCTAATTTGCTTGGGGTTTTCACCCTCATTTAGGGTGACGTAGCCAGGCTGTAAGactataaataatatttttttgctGAGTTAGACGAGAGAGAAGAGAAGATAGAAGAGAAGCGGGTTACAAACTTACAAACCGACGCAGCAGGAGGTTCAACACCCTTTGTGAGAGAAACAAGGGGACGTAACAGACTCTCGCGTCGCCCCCGCCCTGGGCGACTCGGGGGTTCTCCAACCCTAGGCGCCGCCCCcgccctctccttctcccctcctcgcgccgccgccgggtgAAACccgcgcggacggcggcggcggggggactCCCTCTCCCGGCTCCCCTTCCTCTACGGGCTGCGGATCTAGGCGGCAGGCGGCGATGTCCTGCGGCGCTCGCAGTCGGGTGCGAGGTGGCAGGCCTCGGCGAGCGGTGGCGGGGCACACAGCGGCGGGCCTCGGCAGGCGGTGGCGGCCGCTGGGATCGCGGCGGCGCTCCGGCATGTGCAGGCGGCGGTGGCCCCTGTGCACGGTCGGTAGCTCCCTCTCCGACCCGGACGAcgcgggaggtggcggcggcccGACGTGGCCGTCGATCTGGACGCGTTGGGGCCAGCGGCTCACTAGTTTGCCGGAGCTCCAGGGGCAATATCGTTTCTGACTCGATCTGCTTCGGTTTGTGCTAGCTCCGGTACATGGAGACTGTTGTCATCTCCCGGTGCTGGCTGCATGGATCTGGCGACTGGATCCTTGGTATAGTCTTCGACAGAGAAGGCGGCGGTCCGTGCACAAGAAGCGGATGGAGTTCTTTAAACATATCTGGGTGAAAACCAGCTCTTGGTTAGATGCCagagccggcggtggcggcgctctatggtgtcattcccttcttgaaggtatcgccgtggagaagttctaGACTACTATCTACTACCTCCGGGGGAAATCCTAGATCGATAGATCAGAAGACGACGGTGCAATTGCGTCGTTTCCCACTTGGGGGCGTATTTCTTGGAGGTGTACGCGGGCTCGAGGGACAAGTGGATGACGTCTTTGGTGGAGTGGTGCTTCATCATACACATTGATGGTGACAGATCTCGATGgcatggtgctacctcttgagcttgcattgcttTTTCCCTTGaatagaaaagggtgatgcagcaaagtagcgtaagtattttcctcgttttgagaaccaaggtatcaatccagtaggagacaacacacaagtcacctagtacctgcacaaacaatcaagaacgttgcaaccaacgcgataaaggggttttcaatccctgtcacttgcaaaagtgagttctaataaagatagtaaggtaaatatttggtatttttgttgtatagattggaaagtaaagattgcaaaatagtaaacgagatgcgatataatggaaaagagatgtaatataataggaaagagactcgggggccataggtttcactagtggcttctctcgagatagcatgtattacgctgggtgaacaaattactgccgagcaattgatagaaaagcgcataattatgaagatatctaaggcaatggtcataaatataggcatcacgtccgtgtcaagtagaccgaaatgattctccatctactactattactccacacgtcgaccgctatccaacatgcatctagagtattaagttcataagaacggagtaacgcattaagcaagatgacatcatgtagagagattaactcaagcaatatgatataaaccccatctttttatcctcgatggcaacaatacaatacatgccttgctgcccctactgtcactagaaaaggacaccgcaagattgaacccaaagctaaccacttctcccattgcaagaaagatcaatatagtaggccaaactaaatcgataattcgaagagacttgcaaagctatcaaattatgcatataagaattcagaaaagaaccaaataatattcatagataatcagatcataaatccacaattcatcggatgtcggcaaccacaccgcaaaagaattttacatcaaatagatatccaagaacatcaaggagaactttgtattgagaatcaaaaagagagaagaagccatctagctaataactatggacccgaaggtctgtagtaaactactcacgcttcatcggagaggcaatggtgttgatgtagaagccctctgtgattgattccccctccgacagatcgccagaaaaggcctcaagatgggatctcacgggtacagaaggttgcggcggtggaaaagtggtttcgtggctctccctgatgtttctagggtataagagtatatataggcgaaagaagtacgtcggtggagctacgaggggcccatgagggtgggggaacgcctaccccccgggcacgccctcctgccttgtggcctccttgtggcattccagacttcaactccaagttttctggtttgctttcggtccaagaaagatcatcgcgaatgtttcattccgtttggactccgtttggtattctttttc contains:
- the LOC119276410 gene encoding GDSL esterase/lipase At1g28600-like isoform X1, with protein sequence MWFLGGHFSLALAVSHALLVLGLGSGSSALSCYSLIFSFGDSLTDTGNYVRLTAKNPSPYGAPPYGTTFFGHPTGRASDGRLVIDFIAQELGLANVTAIRTSTAPADFEHGANFAIISATANNGSFFAGKGMDITPFSLDTQMIWFRAHMQQLAQQNMGTNVLADALVALGEIGGNDYNFAFSSGMPRERVRAFVPAVVEKLAAAVEELIGMGARAFMVPGNLPFGCAPLYLRRFRSARAGDYDAQTGCLAWFNRFAEYHNRVLTARLDALRLRHPDVTIVYADWYGAMMSIFQAPERLGITNALLSCCGNQTVPCGKPGCTVCDDPSKYGSWDGTHPTEAVYKVIADGVLHGPHSSPLPLAKTCPPS
- the LOC119276410 gene encoding GDSL esterase/lipase At1g28600-like isoform X2, whose product is MWFLGGHFSLALAVSHALLVLGLGSGSSALSCYSLIFSFGDSLTDTGNYVRLTAKNPSPYGAPPYGTTFFGHPTGRASDGRLVIDFIAQELGLANVTAIRTSTAPADFEHGANFAIISATANNGSFFAGKGMDITPFSLDTQMIWFRAHMQQLAQQNMGTNVLADALVALGEIGGNDYNFAFSSGMPRERVRAFVPAVVEKLAAAVEELIGMGARAFMVPGNLPFGCAPLYLRRFRSARAGDYDAQTGCLAWFNRFAEYHNRVLTARLDALRLRHPDVTIVYADWYGAMMSIFQAPERLGTYESQTPYCRVAATRQCRAVNLDAPYATIHPSMARGTGHTRQRQCTR